AATCGGCATCTCACTCATTGCCTTCATCACACTCACAGACCGACCGGAGACTGCTCGATGGCTGTCGGCTGAAGAGAAGGAGTTGGCCATTGCTCGCATCAAGTCCGAGCGAGTTGGCACCACTGCTGTCCTCGACAAGATTGACATGAAGAAGCTGCTCTCTGGCATTTTCAATCCCGTCACGCTGTCGACCTCTTTCGTCTTCTTGCTGGACAACGTCACTGTCCAAGGCCTGGCATTCTTTGCGCCAACCATCGTCAGGACCATCTACCCGAATCAAACTGTGGTTGGCCAACAACTGCGCACTGTGCCACCCTACGTCGTCGGTGCCGTTGCGACTCTGGTCATCCCGTACCTCAGCACCAAAACCGACCGCCGCTCAATCTACTTTGTTGCCTCTGCACCATTGATGATGATTGGCTACATCATGTTCCTTGCGACTGAAGTCACAGACACACAAGCGCGGTACGGTGCAACCTTCATCATCGCAGTCGGCGCCTTCTCATACGGTGCGCTTTGCAATGCGCAAGTTTCGGCGAATGTGGTCTCGGATACAGCAAGATCTTCAGCGATCGGCACAAACGTTATGCTGGGCAACATTGGAGGGCTGATCTCCACATGGTCATTCCTGCCAACTGATGCACCAAATTTTCCGATTGGCAATGGCCTGAATCTTGCGACGTCGAGCACGATCTTGCTTCTTTCAATTGCGTTATTGTTCTGGATGAAGTTCGATAACAAGAAGCGCCACAGCAGAGATGTCGATGCAGAGCTTGCTGGGCTGGAGCAGAAGCAGATTGAGGATCTTGACTGGAAGCATCCGGCTTTCAGATGGAGACCATAAGCCTGTGTCTTTTCGGGTCGAGCACGATCACGCGCACGACCACGCAACAGATGTACTCTAGTACTGCAGCAGCAATGCATAACGCTACCTCTCACGAACAGCATCTCTTCCCTCCGTCTAAACTTGCCCTGCACGGCTCTTTCTGATTACGGAAGACGAGAAACCCGAGTAACTTTCCGCTCCCGCTCGGCCACGACGAGCATGTCTCGCAGCCCTGAAACGGTCCCTCGGTCGAGAATATTTCAATCCGGTATGGAGGATATTCTGTTACACGTGTACACCATCATGAGTAGTATCTACGTGCGACACGCTTCGACATTCTGTACACAGCGCATTGTTCGAGCGTAGCGGGACCAGACGACATACAGCGCATCAGCCACTGACAAGCAAATCTCAGCCTGGCCCGAGAGCCCGCTGCCTACACCGCCACCTCGCGACAAGCATTGCGGCGGCAGTGGTCACACCAGGAGAATATCAAACAACTGTACTCAAGGCATCCCGTGATCTCTGCCAGACCTACTCTGCTCCCTCCGCCCGGCACGCAAGATCGGAACAACAGCGCCGCCGTCCCACGGTACAGCGACGTCAAGAGACATCCTCCGGACCTGACTCCGCCCCTTGCGCCGTCCTCCCAGGGCTTGCGGGTGCAAACTTCAAACATGGGCAACACATTCAGCCAACTGTTCCCTCCCAAACCAGACCTGACAGAGAAAAACCTCGGCGACCTCGCAGGCAAAGTCTACATCGTCACCGGCTCCAACACAGGCGTCGGCAAAGAACTCTCACGACTCCTGTACTCCAAAAACGCCACCGTCTACATCGCCGCTCGCTCACAAGAAAAAGCCCTCTCCGCAATCTCCTCCATCAAGACCACCTCCCCCGATTCCAAGGGCAAACTAACCTTCCTCCACCTCGACCTCTCAGACCTGTCCACCGTCAAAACCGCCGCGGAGACCTTCCTATCCCAAGAATCAAAACTCCACGTCCTCTTCAACAATGCCGCAGTCGCCATGCCCCCAGCGGGTAGCAAATCCGCCCAAGGCCACGAACTACAATTAGCAACCAACTGTCTAGGCCCCTACATGTTCACACGCCTCCTCACGCCCCTCCTCGCCTCCACCGCAAAAACCGAAGCCCCCAACTCCGTCCGCGTCATCTGGGTCTCCTCCTCCGCAGCCGAAGTCATGTCTCACAACCCCGGCGGCGTCCCCCTCGACCGCCTCGACGACCTCACCGGCAAAGTCCCCGTCTGGCGCCTCTACGGCATCAGCAAAGCCGGCGACTACCTCTACGCCCACGAATACGCCCGCCGCTACGGCTCCGACGGAATCCTCTCCGTCTCCCTAAACCCCGGAAACCTCGACTCCGACCTCGGCCGCCATGTGCCGAAAGCGATTAATTGGGTTTTCAAGAAGTGTCTCCTGCATCCGCCGGTGAAGGGGGCGTATACGGAGCTTTATGCGGGGCTGTCGGGGGATATTAAGATGGCGAGTTTGGAGGGCGGGAAGTGGATTATTCCGTGGGGGCGGTTTGGGACGATCAGGAAAGATTTGGTCAAGGCGAGTATGGCGGAGAGTGAAGGGGGGAGTGGGGTGGCGGGAAAGTTTTGGGAGTGGAGTGAGCAGAGGGTCGCGGAGTTTGTGTAGATGCTGTCGCAATGGTAGTGTGCATGATGCTGGGGTGAGAGCTGGATGGTCATATGGTGCCGTGTGATAACGGTGAAGCTGTAGACGCTCCGCTCGCTGCATTTGGGCGGTCAACTTTTCAAATAACTTATTGTAATAATATAATAAACTTTTCCATCTGTCCATCAGCGACACATCCTGCTCTTACACCGAGAAGAGCTATCACGACTCAAAGTGGCCGCACGATCCCGTCATGTACCTGACTCATACCGGCATTCGAGCATGGCACAAGGCCCCAATATCCTCCTCTCCGCGTCTTGTCCTCCAAGGGACTTCGCGGCGCCAAGGAACGTATTTGATCGTTCACGAGCCCAGCGCTATGTCAGCCAGTGCGGACATGGCGGCCGACGGTGGCGTAGTGCGGATAAGGCATGCCGGGCGTGGCATATCGCTACAGCGGCCGCGTATTCAACCTGTTGGGAATCGTGCGGACTGCTACACTGGATGTTCCGGTTCGTTGCAGCATCTCGGTTGCTCAGATCGGCGTCTTGGGCCTTGACACGACCAGTGGAACCAAGGTATGCCCATTGGCGACAACGAGCTGCGGTATCGCTCTGCTTGGTCGCAGGGCTTCCCGGCATCGTCGCTTTGAAGATGTCCTGCCTCTGCTTGCGGACGCCAACACTCGGGCCTTGTAATACCAGGCCAAATGGTCGTGAGTAGGCCAAGCACGCAAAGCGCCATTGCCCTCTCAAACGCCAGCCATCGGCACATGTACATGCACCTCAGCATTGGCATTCCGTGTCTTCTCCGCCATCGGACTGCTCTCTCGAATCCTCTTGCCATACATTCTAAACAGCACAGCCACAACACAGAAGATCGTCGCTATGCCTGCGAGGATGAACCTACCAAAATCGTCAGCAAAGTCTCCACCATGATCATGAAAGGACTAACTTACATAGCATAATTCGCCCCCAAATTCCTAAACATCTGACTCCCAAAGAGCGGGAACACACCACTCAGGATCGCCCTCAGGAAACTCATCGGCGAAATCGCACTAGCTGCGTGGCTCGCATACGTATCGCAGAGATATCCCGAGAGAACATTATCGAATTCCACGACCGCATATCCGAACAGCACCAGACTCGCTATAGAAGCCCAGGGTAAAACGCCATGAATGAGTGGCGGAACCGTCAGCGCGAACCACCAAAGTCCAATGGCAAGGACCGGAGCGGCGATGAAGAAACCCATGAGTTTATCCTCTGGTTGAATCGCGTGAGCACTCTTTCGGCATGCGACGCGGATGTCATATATTCTGGGGAGGAATGTAAAGGCCACGCCGACGCCGATGGAGAGAGATACGAGCGAGGACTGCAGCGTTGAGAAGCCGTATTGTCGGACGTAGACATCCGGGAGTGCGGCTGAGAAGAGGTATATAACGCCGTAGACGGTCGCTCCCATAATAGCCGTGAGAAACACGATGGGCTCTGTGAAGAAGAGTCGTATCGGGAGTGTGAGGGATGTCCGCACGAAAGTCCTGAAGTCGGGTGGAGTGTCGCTATCATCCAGTGACAGCCTTTGAAAACTGGTCTTGTGTTTGATGTCCTTGACCTGTTGCCTCAGCAGTTGTGATGGTCGAGACTCTTCAATGCCAAGACACAGGACAGCAATACCTGCCGTGACTGCAGCGGCGATGTAGAAGTTCCAATGCCAGCCAAGATGGGACTCGTTGACGATCGTGGTGATGGGAGGCGCGACAGCTAGACCGAGAACCGCTGAGCAGATCCATATGTGGATGAGCCAGACTCGGGCTTTGGTGTCCCACATGTTCTCGATGCTACCGGCGCCGACGACCTACAGATGATCAGTCAGTCGATTTTGGCGAGTTCAGTCTGGGTACACATACTCCTGGCATGGCAGATAGGAATCCCATGATGAAGCGGGTGACG
This genomic window from Fulvia fulva chromosome 4, complete sequence contains:
- a CDS encoding Short-chain dehydrogenase/reductase; this encodes MGNTFSQLFPPKPDLTEKNLGDLAGKVYIVTGSNTGVGKELSRLLYSKNATVYIAARSQEKALSAISSIKTTSPDSKGKLTFLHLDLSDLSTVKTAAETFLSQESKLHVLFNNAAVAMPPAGSKSAQGHELQLATNCLGPYMFTRLLTPLLASTAKTEAPNSVRVIWVSSSAAEVMSHNPGGVPLDRLDDLTGKVPVWRLYGISKAGDYLYAHEYARRYGSDGILSVSLNPGNLDSDLGRHVPKAINWVFKKCLLHPPVKGAYTELYAGLSGDIKMASLEGGKWIIPWGRFGTIRKDLVKASMAESEGGSGVAGKFWEWSEQRVAEFV